One stretch of Acidobacteriota bacterium DNA includes these proteins:
- a CDS encoding EutN/CcmL family microcompartment protein, translating to MELGRVTGTVVATTIYEGLEGARLLIVQPLDRTLKPRGRPVVAADGVAMAAPGDLVAVVASREASLALPPPPGPVDHAIVGIVDAVEEWSR from the coding sequence ATGGAACTCGGCCGTGTCACCGGCACCGTCGTCGCGACCACGATCTACGAAGGGCTCGAAGGCGCACGTCTACTGATCGTGCAACCGCTCGACCGCACGCTGAAACCTCGCGGGCGTCCGGTGGTGGCCGCAGACGGCGTGGCCATGGCTGCCCCCGGAGACCTGGTCGCAGTGGTCGCAAGCCGCGAGGCCTCGCTCGCCCTGCCGCCGCCACCGGGACCCGTCGACCACGCCATCGTCGGCATTGTCGACGCGGTCGAGGAGTGGTCACGGTGA
- a CDS encoding EutN/CcmL family microcompartment protein has translation MKIGRVAGTIVSTICVPVFENRKLLLVDLLDTDGKATGTDLIAVDVVGAGAGETVLVLDEGNGARQVLEAPDAPVRAVVVGVIDELMIGE, from the coding sequence GTGAAGATCGGACGCGTTGCCGGCACCATTGTGTCCACCATCTGCGTGCCGGTGTTCGAGAATCGAAAGCTGCTCCTGGTCGACCTCCTCGACACCGACGGCAAGGCCACCGGCACTGATCTCATTGCGGTGGACGTGGTCGGGGCTGGCGCGGGCGAAACCGTGCTCGTGTTGGACGAGGGCAACGGCGCCCGACAGGTTCTCGAAGCCCCGGATGCTCCGGTTCGCGCGGTCGTCGTCGGCGTGATCGACGAATTGATGATCGGCGAATAG
- a CDS encoding NAD-dependent succinate-semialdehyde dehydrogenase has protein sequence MQLTESSLLRSLAWIGGQWIGADSGEVFTVTNPATGETIAEVARCGGEETHRAVEAAERAQIEWREKTASERSVLMRRWFDLMMEHQEDLAQILTAEQGKPLAEARGEIAYGASYIEWFAEEAKRVYGDVIPPPATDRRIVVIKQPVGVVACITPWNFPNAMLARKVAAALAAGCTTVCKPATATPLSALAMAELAHRAGIPAGVINVLAGRTGPIGEELTSNPTVRKLTFTGSTEVGKKLVADCSRTMKRTSMELGGNAPFIVFDDADLDNAIRGTLASKYRNAGQTCVCANRILVQESVMEAYSEKLAEAVGQFKLGDGAEEGVTMGPLIDDAAADAVCAMIDDAVEKGAEVLLGGGRSELGGSFVEPTILSGVTSDMRVFQEEIFGPVSPLVSFSSEEEAIAIANDTEFGLAAYFCARDVGRIWRVSEGLEYGIIGINEGVISNPMAPFGGIKESGNGREGSKYGLDDYLEIKYLCIGGIDA, from the coding sequence ATGCAGCTCACCGAAAGTTCTTTGCTGAGGTCGCTCGCCTGGATTGGCGGGCAATGGATCGGCGCCGACAGCGGCGAGGTCTTCACCGTCACCAACCCGGCGACCGGCGAAACCATTGCCGAGGTTGCGAGGTGTGGCGGCGAAGAAACCCACCGGGCTGTCGAGGCGGCCGAGAGAGCGCAGATCGAGTGGCGCGAGAAAACCGCTAGTGAAAGATCGGTCCTGATGCGGCGCTGGTTCGATCTGATGATGGAGCACCAGGAGGATCTCGCCCAGATCCTCACCGCCGAGCAGGGAAAACCGCTCGCCGAGGCGCGAGGTGAGATTGCCTACGGCGCGAGCTACATCGAATGGTTCGCCGAGGAGGCCAAGCGGGTCTACGGCGACGTCATCCCGCCGCCGGCCACCGACCGGCGCATCGTGGTCATCAAGCAGCCGGTCGGTGTCGTCGCCTGCATCACGCCGTGGAACTTCCCCAACGCGATGCTCGCGCGCAAGGTCGCAGCTGCCCTGGCGGCGGGGTGCACCACCGTCTGCAAGCCGGCGACCGCGACACCTCTCTCCGCCCTCGCGATGGCCGAGCTCGCCCATCGCGCCGGCATCCCGGCCGGAGTGATCAATGTGCTGGCAGGTCGAACAGGGCCGATCGGTGAAGAGCTCACCTCCAACCCTACCGTGCGCAAGCTGACGTTCACCGGCTCGACCGAGGTCGGCAAGAAGCTCGTGGCCGACTGTTCCCGGACGATGAAGCGCACATCAATGGAGCTTGGCGGCAACGCGCCCTTCATAGTCTTCGACGACGCGGATCTCGACAACGCGATTCGGGGAACCCTCGCCTCCAAGTACCGCAACGCCGGCCAGACCTGCGTCTGCGCCAACCGGATCCTGGTCCAGGAGAGCGTCATGGAGGCGTACTCCGAGAAGCTCGCCGAAGCGGTGGGTCAGTTCAAGCTCGGCGACGGCGCCGAGGAAGGCGTGACCATGGGCCCCTTGATCGACGATGCCGCCGCGGACGCCGTCTGCGCGATGATCGACGACGCAGTCGAAAAGGGTGCGGAGGTCCTCCTCGGCGGCGGCCGATCGGAGCTCGGCGGTAGCTTCGTCGAGCCCACCATTCTCTCTGGCGTCACCAGCGATATGCGGGTCTTCCAGGAGGAGATCTTCGGGCCGGTCTCTCCTCTCGTCAGCTTCAGCAGCGAGGAGGAGGCGATCGCCATCGCCAACGACACCGAGTTCGGGCTCGCGGCCTACTTCTGCGCGCGCGACGTGGGACGCATCTGGCGGGTGTCGGAAGGGCTCGAGTACGGCATCATCGGCATCAACGAAGGCGTCATCTCCAACCCCATGGCGCCGTTCGGCGGCATCAAGGAGTCGGGCAACGGCCGCGAGGGCTCCAAGTACGGCCTCGACGACTACCTCGAGATCAAGTACCTGTGCATCGGCGGGATTGACGCCTAG
- a CDS encoding outer membrane beta-barrel protein, with amino-acid sequence MNSAYLLWTRKMLTVASLTAVFLFGAASAEAQDREGRWEFSLGTIYQLGTSIDSQGLSSLETDDDFGLAIGGAFNFSDRLATRFGLQWAGIGYDATAMDEDGLPVDISGKYDSFALSANLVYYLSDAQLSPYVGAGIGWTWIDTRVPNGPPYTWCWWDPWWGYVCSTNYPTETIDAFSYQALVGFRYTFNSDQSYLQLGYTSQWMDFDGTSGTPRFDVITLDFGWMFY; translated from the coding sequence ATGAATAGTGCGTACTTGCTCTGGACGAGAAAGATGTTAACCGTGGCTTCCCTTACGGCAGTGTTCTTGTTCGGCGCCGCCTCGGCCGAAGCCCAGGATCGCGAGGGAAGGTGGGAGTTTTCGCTGGGAACGATCTACCAGCTCGGCACCTCGATCGATAGCCAGGGTCTTTCGAGCCTCGAAACCGACGACGATTTTGGTCTTGCTATCGGCGGCGCCTTCAACTTCAGCGATCGCCTTGCAACGAGGTTCGGCTTACAGTGGGCCGGCATCGGCTACGACGCCACGGCGATGGATGAGGACGGCCTCCCGGTCGACATCTCTGGCAAGTACGACTCGTTCGCTCTGTCGGCCAACCTGGTGTACTACCTCTCTGATGCTCAGCTCTCCCCTTACGTCGGTGCCGGCATCGGCTGGACGTGGATCGACACCCGGGTTCCGAACGGTCCGCCCTACACCTGGTGCTGGTGGGATCCTTGGTGGGGTTATGTGTGCTCCACGAACTACCCGACTGAGACGATCGACGCGTTTTCCTACCAGGCGTTGGTGGGTTTCCGGTACACGTTCAACAGCGACCAGTCGTACCTGCAGCTCGGTTACACCAGCCAGTGGATGGATTTCGACGGCACCAGCGGCACGCCGCGGTTTGACGTGATCACCCTGGACTTCGGCTGGATGTTTTATTGA
- a CDS encoding SpoIIE family protein phosphatase, translated as MPSRAPIRRKLFLLILAVTIPAVTFVGVVSFVRGRTVARNATLDHLTSVRASRADQLEVTFRQLRVETDAISRSRMIVRAMRRFGAAYNALGASAPTDEQRDNVVRFYNDHYLPALGGRSSGATTLDELLPSRVEAIHLQSFYIAGNPYPRDEWDLLVDADDPSAYGRVHRELHPDLREFTSQFRYHDMLLIDLEGNVVYTVNKEPVLATSLVQGPYRNSNLATAYRAAVEAPLNHRVCLVDFAFYRPSLNTPMAFIGAPVFDGDQRIGVLVLQLTGAQLDGIMTGRGHWRDHGLGETGEAYIVGSDHLLRSDSRFFLENPDGFVDGGGAAQFSQELRRRIVTCGTTILLLKVSTPQVEAAFEGKTGTTVATNYRGEEVLASYEPLTIEGLDWVVVAEMDTAEAFVPVRRFVRRMAEASAVLALFILGISWFAAKRFVEPIIELDNASRRFAEGDEDIRLTIRSEDELGRLTASFNEMIAAIRQQKDELRRNYDEIKRQREELAVAKEATEAANRKMKGDLEAAARIQATLLPDEAVEIEGARFAWRYVPCDELAGDTLGIVPFDESRVGIYVVDVSGHGVPSSLLSVSVSRLLSKDPASSVLWRTDPASEERRIATPAEVLRVLSRRFPYDTRTNQYFTMVYGVLDLNRRELCYASAGHEPLIVVGPNREPEMGSSTGPPVALIPEIIKPSVYEERSISLTRGDRIYLYSDGIPEAAAADGEQFGGQRLSERLRELFGNDLDDGLPTLLDAVRAWQEGPSFADDVSVLAVELVE; from the coding sequence ATGCCCTCTCGAGCTCCAATTCGTCGCAAGCTTTTTCTGCTCATCCTCGCGGTGACCATCCCCGCAGTGACATTTGTCGGGGTTGTCAGCTTCGTCCGAGGACGTACAGTGGCAAGAAATGCGACGCTCGACCATCTGACTTCGGTCCGGGCCTCGAGGGCCGACCAACTCGAGGTCACGTTCCGGCAGCTCCGTGTCGAAACAGACGCCATCTCCCGCAGTCGGATGATCGTCAGAGCGATGCGCCGGTTCGGCGCCGCCTACAACGCCCTCGGAGCATCGGCCCCGACCGATGAGCAACGCGATAACGTGGTCCGCTTCTACAACGATCACTACCTTCCTGCCCTTGGCGGTCGGTCGAGTGGGGCGACGACCCTTGACGAACTGCTGCCTTCCCGCGTTGAAGCAATCCACCTGCAGTCCTTCTACATCGCGGGCAACCCGTACCCGCGCGATGAATGGGACCTGCTGGTCGACGCCGACGATCCCAGCGCTTATGGCAGGGTCCACCGCGAGCTCCACCCCGACCTGAGGGAGTTCACCAGCCAGTTCAGGTACCACGACATGCTGCTGATCGACCTCGAAGGCAACGTCGTGTACACGGTGAACAAGGAGCCGGTTCTGGCGACGAGTCTCGTGCAGGGGCCCTACCGGAATTCGAACCTGGCAACCGCTTACCGCGCGGCGGTCGAGGCGCCTCTGAATCACCGCGTATGCCTGGTGGACTTTGCCTTCTACCGCCCGTCTCTGAACACTCCAATGGCGTTCATCGGAGCACCGGTTTTCGACGGCGACCAGCGAATCGGCGTCCTGGTACTCCAGCTGACCGGCGCTCAACTCGACGGGATCATGACGGGCCGGGGCCACTGGCGCGACCACGGCCTCGGCGAAACCGGAGAGGCGTACATCGTCGGCAGCGATCATCTCCTCCGGTCGGACTCGCGATTCTTCCTCGAAAACCCCGATGGATTCGTCGATGGAGGTGGAGCCGCCCAATTCTCGCAAGAGCTCCGGCGGCGAATTGTCACCTGCGGGACCACCATTCTCCTGCTGAAAGTCAGCACTCCACAGGTGGAGGCGGCATTCGAAGGAAAGACCGGCACCACGGTCGCGACCAATTACCGGGGCGAGGAGGTCCTGGCATCGTACGAACCGCTGACCATCGAGGGCCTTGACTGGGTCGTCGTGGCCGAGATGGACACCGCAGAGGCCTTCGTTCCTGTTCGCCGGTTCGTCCGCCGGATGGCCGAAGCGTCTGCCGTTCTCGCCCTGTTCATTCTCGGCATCTCGTGGTTCGCAGCCAAACGCTTCGTCGAGCCCATCATCGAGCTCGACAACGCGTCGAGACGATTTGCCGAAGGCGACGAGGACATCCGATTGACGATTCGCAGCGAGGACGAGCTCGGACGGCTCACGGCATCCTTCAACGAAATGATCGCCGCCATTCGGCAGCAGAAGGACGAGCTGAGGCGAAATTACGACGAGATCAAACGCCAGCGCGAAGAGCTGGCAGTGGCCAAGGAGGCGACGGAGGCCGCCAATCGCAAGATGAAGGGAGATCTCGAGGCGGCGGCGAGGATCCAGGCCACCCTCCTGCCCGATGAGGCGGTGGAGATAGAGGGCGCGCGTTTCGCCTGGCGCTACGTGCCCTGCGACGAGCTCGCCGGCGACACCCTCGGCATCGTGCCCTTCGACGAATCCAGGGTCGGGATCTACGTGGTCGACGTCAGCGGCCACGGTGTCCCGTCGTCACTGCTCTCGGTATCAGTCAGCCGGCTGCTGTCGAAGGACCCTGCATCGTCGGTGCTGTGGCGGACCGATCCGGCGTCCGAAGAGCGGCGGATTGCCACACCGGCGGAGGTCCTACGGGTCCTTTCCCGGCGCTTTCCCTATGACACGCGTACCAACCAATACTTCACCATGGTCTACGGAGTGCTCGATCTGAATCGCCGCGAGCTCTGCTACGCGTCAGCCGGACACGAGCCGTTGATCGTGGTCGGACCGAACCGGGAGCCGGAGATGGGGTCGAGCACCGGACCGCCGGTCGCGCTGATCCCCGAGATCATCAAACCCAGTGTCTACGAGGAGCGGAGCATCAGCCTCACACGCGGCGATCGCATCTATCTCTACTCGGACGGCATTCCCGAGGCAGCGGCCGCCGACGGCGAGCAGTTCGGCGGGCAGCGGTTGAGCGAGCGGCTCCGCGAACTCTTCGGGAACGACCTCGACGACGGGCTGCCGACCCTCCTCGACGCTGTGCGAGCCTGGCAGGAGGGGCCGTCCTTCGCCGACGATGTGTCAGTCCTTGCAGTGGAGCTCGTTGAGTAA
- a CDS encoding DUF4136 domain-containing protein produces the protein MKRALGLVFVLALIAAPAAAQKVTIDFAHDYDFGSVKTFQYVDTTDSNIQGNQMMADRVATMIIKELREGGLVEVQENPDIFVTYHYTTEKRSSYTTTNYGYGGYHGGWYGWGGSMGSSTTQQQTYTDGTLIIDAYDATDKKMVWRGTGTVTVKAKPEKQIKQVENILDKLGNKWDKILAGKGK, from the coding sequence ATGAAGAGAGCACTTGGATTGGTATTCGTGCTGGCCCTGATCGCGGCGCCGGCGGCAGCTCAAAAGGTCACCATCGACTTCGCCCACGATTACGACTTTGGCAGCGTCAAGACGTTTCAGTACGTTGACACCACGGACAGCAATATTCAGGGCAATCAGATGATGGCAGATCGCGTCGCCACCATGATCATCAAGGAGCTCCGCGAGGGCGGCCTCGTAGAGGTGCAGGAGAATCCTGATATCTTCGTGACCTACCATTACACGACCGAGAAGCGGTCGAGCTATACCACCACCAACTACGGCTACGGCGGATACCACGGCGGTTGGTACGGTTGGGGCGGCAGCATGGGAAGCTCGACGACTCAGCAGCAAACCTACACCGATGGAACCCTGATCATCGACGCATATGACGCGACAGACAAGAAGATGGTCTGGCGCGGCACCGGCACAGTGACGGTCAAGGCCAAGCCGGAGAAACAGATCAAGCAGGTCGAGAACATCCTCGATAAGCTCGGCAACAAGTGGGACAAGATCCTCGCCGGCAAGGGCAAGTAA
- a CDS encoding tetratricopeptide repeat protein — MNYSPLERWQLIGVVASAVIVLSVPAWLIRVGSAANREEVADAGPGFVGREACRPCHEAAFESWKGSDHDLAMDVATEETVYGDFGDTLFTSKGVTSAFFKRDGRFFVNTQGPDGEMADFEITHTFGHEPLQQYLVPFPGGRLQCLTIAWDSDLNEWFDLYPDQEIPPDDWLHWTRAAQTWNAMCAECHSTDLRKNFDASTSTYDTTWSEIDVSCEACHGPGSDHVTWAEIQPMARPEVDYYGLVVPTSGISSHQQVELCAPCHARRTELGDWNHTTTALFDSHLPSLLDEGLYYADGQILEEVYVWGSFTQSKMYANDVRCSDCHDAHSLKLKFDGNDLCLQCHRADAYDTADHHFHKKIHQGKPSDGALCVKCHMPERPYMVIDERADHSLRVPRPDLSQELGTPNACSQGGCHDDKPLSWSVDAFERWYGLAKKPHYGPTIAAGREGRPEARDDLIRLAGDELYPAIVRATALSLLGRYPGEESTRAFAVALADAEPLMRYTAVSSVVAASPGELVGLVAPLLFDPMRAVRMQAAVQLADVPNEILKPYQREALAEALTEYRQAMEYSLDFAFAGHNLGNLAARLGDAAEAERYYRIAIAIDDLFFPAKANLAVLLNAQGRNEEAEALLRSILDAYPEQYEVAYSLGLLLAEMGRYAEAEVFLERAASGMPEHPGAARNLRAIREYLAQVETNSKSSN, encoded by the coding sequence GTGAATTACTCACCGCTCGAGCGCTGGCAGCTGATCGGCGTGGTCGCTTCCGCGGTGATCGTGCTCAGCGTTCCGGCATGGCTGATCCGCGTGGGGTCGGCGGCAAACCGTGAGGAGGTGGCGGACGCCGGGCCCGGATTTGTCGGGCGCGAAGCCTGCCGGCCGTGCCACGAAGCGGCGTTCGAGAGCTGGAAGGGCTCTGACCACGACCTGGCGATGGACGTGGCGACAGAGGAGACGGTATATGGCGATTTCGGTGACACGCTCTTCACATCGAAAGGGGTGACTTCGGCCTTCTTCAAGCGAGATGGTCGGTTCTTCGTCAACACCCAGGGACCGGACGGGGAGATGGCCGACTTCGAGATCACTCACACCTTCGGCCACGAACCGCTCCAGCAGTATCTGGTGCCGTTCCCCGGAGGGAGGCTCCAGTGCCTCACGATTGCCTGGGATTCGGACCTGAACGAGTGGTTCGACCTCTATCCGGATCAGGAGATCCCGCCCGACGATTGGCTCCACTGGACTCGCGCAGCTCAGACCTGGAATGCCATGTGCGCGGAATGCCACTCGACCGACCTGCGAAAGAACTTCGATGCGTCGACCAGCACCTATGACACCACCTGGTCCGAGATCGACGTCAGCTGCGAGGCGTGCCACGGTCCTGGCTCGGATCACGTCACCTGGGCCGAGATCCAACCGATGGCCCGCCCGGAGGTCGACTATTACGGTCTGGTTGTGCCCACCAGTGGGATCAGCTCCCATCAGCAGGTCGAGCTTTGCGCACCGTGCCACGCGCGACGCACCGAGCTTGGAGATTGGAACCACACGACCACAGCTTTATTCGACAGCCATCTGCCGTCACTGCTCGATGAGGGCCTCTATTACGCCGACGGACAGATCCTCGAAGAGGTCTACGTCTGGGGTTCCTTCACGCAGTCCAAGATGTACGCCAATGATGTCCGCTGCTCGGATTGCCATGACGCCCACAGCTTGAAGCTCAAGTTCGACGGCAACGACCTCTGTCTCCAGTGCCACCGAGCCGACGCCTACGACACCGCGGACCACCACTTCCACAAGAAAATTCACCAGGGCAAGCCCTCCGATGGCGCCCTGTGCGTCAAATGCCACATGCCCGAGCGGCCGTACATGGTGATCGATGAACGCGCGGACCACAGCCTTCGCGTGCCGCGGCCGGATCTCAGTCAGGAACTCGGCACCCCCAACGCGTGCTCCCAGGGAGGGTGTCACGACGACAAGCCTCTGAGCTGGTCGGTGGACGCATTCGAGAGGTGGTACGGCCTGGCCAAGAAACCTCACTATGGACCGACGATCGCCGCGGGCCGAGAGGGTCGTCCGGAAGCACGGGACGATCTCATTCGGCTTGCCGGTGATGAGCTGTATCCGGCGATCGTGCGTGCCACCGCGCTCTCGCTGCTCGGCCGGTACCCGGGCGAGGAGAGCACACGTGCCTTTGCGGTGGCGCTGGCTGACGCTGAACCCTTGATGCGCTATACGGCCGTCAGCAGCGTGGTTGCCGCCAGCCCCGGAGAACTCGTCGGTTTGGTGGCGCCTCTGCTTTTCGATCCGATGCGGGCGGTGCGGATGCAGGCTGCGGTGCAGCTCGCCGATGTGCCGAATGAGATACTGAAGCCGTACCAACGCGAGGCCCTTGCCGAGGCTCTGACTGAGTACCGGCAGGCAATGGAGTACTCCCTCGATTTCGCTTTTGCCGGCCACAATCTGGGGAATCTGGCTGCGCGGCTCGGTGACGCAGCCGAGGCCGAGCGGTACTATCGGATCGCGATCGCGATCGACGATCTCTTCTTTCCCGCCAAGGCGAACCTCGCCGTGCTGCTGAACGCGCAGGGCCGCAACGAGGAGGCGGAGGCGCTGTTGCGCTCGATCCTCGATGCCTATCCGGAGCAGTACGAGGTGGCCTACTCGCTGGGTCTTCTGCTGGCCGAGATGGGCCGGTACGCCGAAGCGGAGGTCTTCCTGGAGCGGGCGGCGTCCGGCATGCCGGAGCATCCTGGTGCGGCGCGCAATCTGCGGGCTATTCGTGAGTACCTGGCGCAGGTCGAGACCAATTCAAAGTCGTCGAACTGA
- a CDS encoding Rieske (2Fe-2S) protein, with amino-acid sequence MTEGQRGSRRSFLWKAWLLLGGVAFAEAVWIVTDFFKPRRNRKTADEGGSVVVAGPVDRFEPGSVTAFPEGKFYLARLDDGGFLALHRECTHLGCTVPWIDAEHRFVCPCHASSFDITGNVLSPPAPRPLDTFPVRIENDIVKVDVRQAVRRRAFSESQVVRS; translated from the coding sequence ATGACAGAGGGTCAAAGGGGATCGCGACGGAGCTTTCTCTGGAAGGCGTGGTTGCTGCTCGGGGGAGTGGCCTTTGCCGAGGCAGTGTGGATCGTCACCGATTTCTTCAAACCCCGCCGGAACCGAAAAACGGCTGACGAAGGCGGTTCGGTCGTGGTTGCGGGGCCGGTGGACCGCTTCGAACCGGGATCGGTGACTGCTTTTCCCGAGGGCAAGTTTTATCTCGCGCGGCTCGACGACGGTGGTTTCCTCGCACTCCATCGCGAGTGCACCCACCTCGGCTGCACCGTTCCATGGATCGACGCCGAACACCGCTTCGTTTGCCCCTGTCACGCGTCGTCATTCGACATCACGGGCAACGTCCTGAGCCCGCCGGCGCCGCGGCCGCTGGACACCTTTCCGGTGCGCATCGAGAACGACATCGTGAAGGTCGATGTCCGGCAGGCTGTGAGGCGCCGGGCCTTCTCGGAATCGCAGGTGGTGCGGTCGTGA
- a CDS encoding cytochrome b N-terminal domain-containing protein, with product MPEPKPAVQGEGKKSWTLVTEVWRSVFPRPIVPRTEREQRRTIIEYFFLHMRPVRVRKSTLRYTHTFGLGGSSLTLIGLMVFTGVLLMLAYEPSPERAYDSVAGLQDQFAFGGLVRNIHHWSANILVAVVLLHMLRVFFTGGFHGPRRFNWVIGLGLLAGVLASNFTGYLLPWDQLAYWAVTICTGMLGYVPWIGEWLQGVARGGAEIGPTTLVIFFAFHTTLVPVALVVMMGFHFWRVRKAGGVVDPRPSSEVAEQKPELVSTLPELLTRELAVALVLIACVVALSVFVDAPLGAPANPGMSTNPAKAPWYFVGFQELQLHFHPLIAVVVIPGLVALALLGIPYLRYPEELSGPWFLTEIGRKSSVLAAVVGFLSAAVLVVLDEFVLQPGAGLPSLVSRGLVPLALMAFGLIGFRWLLIRRFGAVKAEVVQAVFVLILAALAALTVTGVWFRGPGMALVWPWG from the coding sequence ATGCCCGAACCGAAACCCGCCGTTCAGGGAGAAGGCAAAAAAAGCTGGACTCTCGTGACTGAGGTCTGGCGCTCGGTCTTCCCGCGTCCGATCGTGCCGCGGACCGAACGCGAGCAGCGGCGCACGATCATCGAGTACTTCTTCCTCCACATGCGACCGGTGCGGGTGCGAAAGAGCACCCTCCGGTACACGCACACCTTCGGCCTCGGCGGGAGTTCGCTCACCCTGATCGGGTTGATGGTCTTCACAGGTGTGCTGTTGATGCTCGCCTACGAGCCGAGTCCCGAACGAGCGTACGACTCGGTCGCGGGTCTCCAGGATCAGTTCGCCTTCGGCGGGTTGGTGCGGAACATCCATCACTGGAGCGCCAACATCCTGGTGGCGGTGGTCCTCCTGCACATGCTGCGGGTCTTCTTCACGGGTGGCTTCCACGGCCCGCGCCGCTTCAACTGGGTCATCGGCCTGGGGTTACTCGCCGGCGTGCTGGCATCCAACTTCACGGGCTACCTCCTGCCGTGGGACCAGCTCGCATATTGGGCGGTCACGATCTGCACCGGGATGTTGGGATACGTTCCGTGGATCGGCGAATGGTTGCAGGGCGTGGCACGTGGTGGTGCAGAAATCGGGCCCACCACCCTGGTTATTTTCTTCGCCTTTCACACCACCCTCGTGCCGGTTGCCCTGGTGGTGATGATGGGCTTCCACTTCTGGCGGGTGCGCAAGGCCGGAGGCGTGGTGGATCCTCGACCGTCTTCAGAGGTCGCCGAACAGAAACCTGAGCTGGTTTCGACCCTGCCCGAGCTCCTGACACGCGAGCTCGCGGTTGCCCTGGTTCTGATTGCCTGCGTGGTTGCACTATCGGTGTTCGTCGATGCGCCGCTCGGCGCTCCGGCAAACCCTGGGATGAGCACCAATCCGGCCAAGGCGCCGTGGTACTTCGTCGGCTTCCAGGAACTGCAGCTCCACTTCCATCCTTTGATTGCCGTGGTTGTCATTCCCGGCCTGGTTGCGCTGGCATTGCTCGGAATCCCGTACCTGCGATATCCGGAAGAACTCTCCGGGCCGTGGTTCCTGACCGAAATCGGCAGAAAAAGCTCAGTCCTCGCGGCAGTGGTTGGATTCCTTTCCGCCGCAGTACTGGTTGTCCTCGACGAGTTCGTTCTCCAGCCCGGCGCGGGATTGCCGTCGCTGGTCAGCAGAGGGCTGGTGCCGTTGGCGTTGATGGCCTTTGGGTTGATTGGATTTCGATGGTTGCTGATCAGGCGGTTCGGCGCTGTCAAGGCGGAGGTCGTGCAGGCGGTTTTCGTCCTCATCCTGGCTGCGCTTGCAGCGTTGACTGTGACCGGCGTTTGGTTCCGAGGTCCCGGTATGGCATTGGTTTGGCCATGGGGATGA